GGTAAACTATTTTAGAAAAAGCCTATGGTTTTCTTTTAACCTTTAGGCTTTTCATTTTGTTTTTTTATATATAACGCTACATTTTCTCCAGCTTTAACACCTTCGCAAGCTATATCATCTATACCATTATTATTAAAAACTACATTCCCACATCCAAATATTCCTTCAATATTTGTTTCCATATATTTATTCACTCTAATTCCCTTAGTAGACACCGATATATCTACCCCTGCCTTTTTAGCAACTTCATTATCAGGAATTAATCCAACTGATAACACAGCCGTATCACACTGTATTTCTTTCTCTGTTCCTTTTATTATATTTCTATCATTATCTACTTCTGATATTATAATACTGTCAATTCTCTCTTTACCATTTACATAAGTTACTGTATGTGAAAATATAAATGGTATTTTAAAATCTTCCATACATTCCTTAACCAGTTCTTCTTTTCCCTCTGCATAAGGTAAAACCTCTACAATGGCTTTAACATTTGCCCCTTCTAATTTAAGTCTTTTTGCCATACGCAACGCTAAGTCTCCTGATCCTAAAATGACTATATCCTTTCCTGGCATATATCCTTCAAGATTAATAAATTTTTGAACACAACCTGCTGTAAAAATACCAGCACTTTTTCTACCAGCTATATTTATAAGTCCTCTAGGCTTTTCACGACATCCCATTGCTAATATTATAGCCTTGGCTTTTATTTTAATTATACCCTCTTTGCTAACAGCCGTTACTATTTTATCATCATTAAAATCAAAAACACAGGTATTAAGTCTATATTCTATTCCTAATTCTTTTACTTTATTTATAAATCTTTCTGCATATTCGGGTCCAGTAAGTTCCTCATTAAATACATTAATACCAAAACCACTATGTATACACTGATTAAGTATACCCCCAAGACAATCTTCTCTTTCTAATATTAATATACTATCAATTCCACTTTCTTTAACTTTAATGGCAGCTGAAAGTCCCGCTGTTCCTCCCCCTATTACTACTACATCATATTGATACACGGTAACATCCTCCATTCCAATACCTTACATAGATTATTTTATCATAATTTTTTACATAAAAAAATCCTGATTTATCCCCTAATAACTAGGGCGAAATCAAGATAATTACTAGTATTCGTATTGAATGTTTTCTCCTTCTATTGAGATGCTGTCAATTTTAATGTTCTTTTCTTTTAAATCTTCAGGATAATACAATATACTCCAAGGTCTTGAGTTATTTGATTCAAGAACACCAAATTCTTCTTTAGTAAAACTAAAAGGAGCTGACGCCACTACTCTTCCATTTTCTATAAGATTTAAACGAACATCTATATTAAATATAGATTCTTCATGGCCATTGCGAATAAACAAATCAACGATTAAGCTTCCATCCTGATTAAATCTAGCATTGATTGGATTAAATGATACTTGATCCTTTGAAATATCACCTAAATTATTTAGTACATTTTGTAGTTCTTCCTTTTTCTTATCATTAATTTTTGCTAAATCCGCTAGAGGTCCAAAACTATATTTTTGATTAACTTTAGGCACATTTTTATCTTTTAGGCTATTATTAGAAGAGTTCTGGTTCTTTTGTATACCACAGCCCGTAAATAAAAAAATAAATGAAATTAGCATAAGCGTTAATATTCTTTTCATACTAATTCTCCTCTAATATTATTATCATATATGAAAAACATTGTCATTATACCACTTAGACATATCAATGTCTACTTAGTAATAATAATATTCATAATTGTAAAATATTATTTATATTAATAGATTGATTTAATTTTGATTAAATGATATAATAATTTTGTTTTTGCAAATGATTTGCATTTTAAATTAAAGGAGCGATATCATGAAAAAAATATTTAAAACTATAATCATTATGTCAGCTATCACTTGTATATTTTTACTAACTAGTTGTATAAATAAACCTGCTAATACACCACCAAATAATGATTATGAAAATAATAAACCTACAGTAGCTGTATCAATTGTTCCTGAAGAAACTTTTGTAAAAGCTGTTGCTGGTGATTTAGTTAATGTTATTACAATGATACCATCTGGTCAAAGTCCTGAAACTTTTGAACCTACACCAGAGCTTTTAGAGAGATTTAGTAAAGCGAAAATATACTTTACTATGAATGTTCCTTCAGAAACTAACTCAATATTACCTAAATCAAAGGATTTTAACCCTAATGTTAAGATAATTGATTTACCTAGCGAGGTTAGAAAAACATACAAAGATAGAGAATTCTCTCCTGGAGAACGTGATCCTCATATATGGTTATCTCCAAAGCGAGTAAAAATTATGATAAATTCAATAAAAAATGAACTTTCAGCTTTAGATCCTACAAATAAAGCTACATATGAAAAAAACGCATCAGAATATATAAATAAATTAGATAAAGCTGATA
This Clostridium novyi NT DNA region includes the following protein-coding sequences:
- a CDS encoding metal ABC transporter solute-binding protein, Zn/Mn family — its product is MKKIFKTIIIMSAITCIFLLTSCINKPANTPPNNDYENNKPTVAVSIVPEETFVKAVAGDLVNVITMIPSGQSPETFEPTPELLERFSKAKIYFTMNVPSETNSILPKSKDFNPNVKIIDLPSEVRKTYKDREFSPGERDPHIWLSPKRVKIMINSIKNELSALDPTNKATYEKNASEYINKLDKADTNIKSSLQNLKTKAIIVYHPAFGYFTDDYGLEMIALEKEGKESTPQDMQKIIDFAKSKEVKTIFYQAETDSKQAKTFATEIGGKAEQLAPLDPNYIENLEKMTNTFKSVLK
- a CDS encoding NAD(P)/FAD-dependent oxidoreductase, which codes for MYQYDVVVIGGGTAGLSAAIKVKESGIDSILILEREDCLGGILNQCIHSGFGINVFNEELTGPEYAERFINKVKELGIEYRLNTCVFDFNDDKIVTAVSKEGIIKIKAKAIILAMGCREKPRGLINIAGRKSAGIFTAGCVQKFINLEGYMPGKDIVILGSGDLALRMAKRLKLEGANVKAIVEVLPYAEGKEELVKECMEDFKIPFIFSHTVTYVNGKERIDSIIISEVDNDRNIIKGTEKEIQCDTAVLSVGLIPDNEVAKKAGVDISVSTKGIRVNKYMETNIEGIFGCGNVVFNNNGIDDIACEGVKAGENVALYIKKQNEKPKG
- a CDS encoding SLAP domain-containing protein gives rise to the protein MLISFIFLFTGCGIQKNQNSSNNSLKDKNVPKVNQKYSFGPLADLAKINDKKKEELQNVLNNLGDISKDQVSFNPINARFNQDGSLIVDLFIRNGHEESIFNIDVRLNLIENGRVVASAPFSFTKEEFGVLESNNSRPWSILYYPEDLKEKNIKIDSISIEGENIQYEY